The following proteins come from a genomic window of Acidobacteriota bacterium:
- a CDS encoding peptidylprolyl isomerase, which translates to MTPGLYAHFDTTEGRFTVRFFEKEAPKTVANFVGLAEGTKEFRDPKTGAAAKRPYYDGIVFHRVIDGFMIQGGDPLGQGYGGPGYNFADEFHPSLRHERAGLLSMANAGPNTNGSQFFVTLAPTPHLDNRHSIFGEVVEGLDVVKKIGKVPTDRNDRPVKPVVMNTVTIERVK; encoded by the coding sequence ATGACTCCAGGGCTCTACGCGCATTTCGACACGACCGAAGGCCGGTTCACCGTCCGTTTCTTCGAGAAGGAAGCCCCCAAGACGGTGGCGAATTTCGTCGGGCTGGCGGAGGGAACGAAAGAGTTCCGCGACCCGAAGACCGGCGCCGCCGCCAAGCGGCCGTACTACGACGGGATCGTCTTCCACCGCGTGATTGACGGGTTCATGATCCAGGGGGGCGATCCGCTGGGACAGGGCTACGGCGGCCCGGGGTACAACTTCGCCGATGAGTTCCACCCGTCGCTGCGGCACGAGCGCGCCGGACTGCTGTCGATGGCGAATGCGGGACCGAACACGAACGGCAGCCAGTTCTTCGTCACGCTCGCGCCCACGCCGCACCTCGACAACCGCCACTCGATCTTCGGCGAGGTGGTGGAGGGGCTCGACGTCGTGAAGAAGATTGGCAAGGTCCCCACCGACCGCAACGATCGACCGGTGAAGCCGGTCGTGATGAACACAGTCACCATCGAACGCGTGAAGTAG
- a CDS encoding sigma-70 family RNA polymerase sigma factor, translated as MLPAVYAELRRVAAAYLRRERPGQTLQPTALVNEAYVRLAGQHPRFHNRAHFCAIAANAMRQILVERARARHAQKRGGGAPRVTLVEGLAASPESPVDLDALDEALTRLAALDAQQARIVELRFFGGLSVEETAEALGVSAATVKRHWAVARAWLARELARPV; from the coding sequence ATGCTGCCCGCCGTGTACGCGGAACTCCGGCGGGTGGCCGCGGCGTATCTCCGGCGCGAACGCCCGGGCCAGACGCTGCAGCCGACGGCGCTGGTCAACGAGGCCTACGTCCGGCTGGCCGGGCAGCACCCCCGCTTTCACAACCGCGCGCACTTCTGCGCGATTGCCGCCAACGCGATGCGGCAGATCCTGGTCGAGCGGGCGCGCGCCCGCCACGCGCAGAAGCGCGGGGGCGGCGCGCCGCGCGTGACGCTGGTCGAGGGGCTCGCGGCGAGCCCTGAATCGCCCGTGGACCTCGATGCGCTGGACGAGGCGCTCACCCGCCTCGCGGCGCTCGACGCGCAGCAGGCGCGGATCGTCGAGCTGCGGTTCTTCGGGGGGTTGAGCGTGGAGGAAACCGCCGAAGCCCTCGGCGTGTCGGCGGCTACGGTCAAGCGGCACTGGGCGGTCGCGCGCGCGTGGCTCGCGCGCGAGCTGGCGCGCCCCGTATGA
- a CDS encoding serine/threonine protein kinase — MSDADRARWRRVSDLLAQALDRASGERERWLSELARAEPDVAAELRTLLAAHKRASSGGFLERPAAALDPNLGVPVGRRVGPYVIRSQIARGGMGVVFCAEDTRLGRTVALKAVAPELARDDRMRERLRREARAAASLSHPAIATVYALEESDGELFIASEYVPGHTLREELTAGPLPSGRLMDTARAIAGALAAAHSQGIVHRDLKPENIVRREDGQIKVLDFGLARMIGLESAPTLTRLTVSGGLLGTPGYMAPEQLRGEPADRRADIWAFGVVLHELATGERPGDAAPSRPMAPQLDAVIRRCLRPNPDERFDSGLDLLAALAAGRESLPAGAARSIRLWWWQFHQLAVSVFHSSMLVALWFARGWFPPPWGNVVFYTALAVETAAVTMRLHLWFTSRYDHEGLAVHRARVRRPLLVLDFVYAALLLLTALSAANADLGAAPLFIVAAVASFLALLLIEPATARAAFGPGAA; from the coding sequence ATGAGCGATGCCGATCGGGCGCGATGGCGCCGGGTGAGCGATCTCCTCGCCCAGGCGCTCGACCGCGCGTCCGGGGAGCGCGAGCGCTGGCTGTCCGAGCTCGCGCGCGCCGAGCCCGACGTCGCCGCCGAACTCCGCACGCTGCTCGCGGCGCACAAGCGCGCGTCGAGCGGGGGTTTCCTGGAACGGCCTGCCGCCGCGCTCGATCCCAACCTGGGCGTTCCCGTCGGACGCCGGGTGGGACCGTACGTCATCCGCTCGCAAATCGCCCGCGGCGGCATGGGCGTCGTCTTCTGCGCGGAGGATACGCGCCTCGGCCGTACCGTCGCGCTGAAGGCGGTCGCTCCCGAACTGGCGCGCGACGATCGGATGCGGGAGCGGCTCCGGCGCGAGGCGCGCGCGGCCGCTTCCCTGTCGCACCCCGCCATCGCCACCGTGTACGCGCTCGAGGAGAGCGACGGCGAGCTGTTCATTGCAAGCGAGTACGTCCCCGGCCATACGCTTCGTGAGGAGCTCACGGCGGGCCCCCTGCCGTCGGGGCGCCTGATGGACACGGCGCGCGCGATCGCGGGCGCGCTCGCGGCCGCCCACTCGCAGGGCATCGTCCACCGCGATCTGAAGCCGGAGAACATCGTGCGGCGGGAGGATGGGCAGATCAAGGTGCTCGACTTCGGCCTCGCCCGGATGATCGGGCTCGAATCGGCACCCACGCTGACGCGTCTCACCGTTTCGGGTGGACTGCTCGGCACGCCAGGGTACATGGCGCCCGAGCAGCTCCGCGGCGAGCCGGCCGATCGCCGCGCCGACATCTGGGCATTCGGCGTCGTGCTGCACGAGCTGGCCACCGGCGAGCGCCCCGGCGATGCGGCGCCGTCGCGCCCCATGGCCCCGCAGCTGGACGCCGTCATCCGGCGCTGCCTGCGCCCGAACCCCGACGAGCGGTTCGATTCGGGACTCGATCTGCTGGCCGCGCTCGCGGCAGGCCGCGAGAGCCTTCCGGCCGGCGCGGCTCGGTCAATCCGCCTCTGGTGGTGGCAGTTTCACCAGCTCGCCGTATCGGTCTTTCATTCTTCGATGCTGGTCGCGCTGTGGTTCGCACGCGGCTGGTTCCCACCGCCGTGGGGGAACGTCGTGTTCTACACGGCGCTCGCCGTCGAGACCGCGGCGGTGACGATGCGGCTGCACCTGTGGTTTACGTCGCGGTACGATCACGAGGGACTGGCCGTGCATCGCGCCCGCGTGCGGCGGCCGTTGCTCGTGCTCGATTTCGTGTACGCCGCGCTGCTTCTCCTCACGGCGCTGTCGGCCGCGAACGCCGACCTTGGGGCCGCGCCCCTCTTTATCGTCGCGGCCGTCGCGTCGTTCCTGGCGCTGCTCCTCATCGAGCCGGCGACGGCACGCGCCGCTTTCGGTCCCGGCGCCGCTTAG
- a CDS encoding DUF4342 domain-containing protein produces the protein MTERTWWEKVNAQGNELVEELRRIIHEGNVRRVVVKQGARTIAEFPLTAGVVGAVFAPVLAAIGALVAIVNDCTIEVEREGRE, from the coding sequence ATGACCGAGCGCACGTGGTGGGAGAAGGTCAACGCGCAGGGCAACGAGCTCGTCGAGGAGCTCAGGAGAATCATCCACGAAGGCAACGTCCGCCGCGTCGTCGTGAAACAGGGCGCCCGCACGATCGCGGAATTCCCGCTCACGGCAGGTGTCGTGGGCGCGGTGTTCGCGCCGGTGCTGGCGGCAATCGGCGCGCTCGTCGCCATTGTGAACGACTGCACGATCGAGGTGGAACGCGAGGGCCGGGAATGA
- the msrA gene encoding peptide-methionine (S)-S-oxide reductase MsrA codes for MRESFPDPIADIPLAAASGSEAAAVLAGGCFWCVEAVYLQLDGVASVVSGYAGGTRETANYEAVCSGTTGHAEAVRIRYDPSRITYGQILKVFFYIAHDPTQLNAQGADRGTQYRSAIFYEDAQQKDAAAAYIRQLDAARVFPAPIVTTLEPLTEFYEAEPYHQNYAARHPSQPYVAYVAAPKVEKLRARLPDRLKRGHG; via the coding sequence ATGCGCGAGAGTTTTCCCGATCCGATCGCCGATATCCCCCTCGCGGCCGCGAGCGGAAGCGAGGCGGCCGCCGTGCTCGCCGGCGGCTGTTTCTGGTGTGTGGAGGCGGTGTACCTGCAGCTCGACGGTGTCGCGTCGGTGGTCTCCGGCTACGCCGGGGGCACCCGCGAGACCGCCAACTACGAAGCGGTGTGCAGCGGCACCACGGGACACGCCGAGGCCGTGCGGATTCGCTACGATCCTTCACGGATCACGTACGGCCAGATCCTGAAGGTGTTCTTCTACATCGCGCACGATCCCACGCAGCTCAACGCGCAGGGGGCGGATCGCGGGACACAGTACCGGTCCGCGATCTTCTACGAGGACGCGCAGCAGAAAGATGCCGCCGCGGCCTATATCCGCCAGCTCGACGCGGCGCGGGTCTTTCCCGCGCCGATCGTGACGACGCTCGAGCCGCTCACGGAGTTCTACGAGGCCGAGCCGTACCACCAGAACTACGCGGCGCGTCATCCCTCGCAGCCGTACGTCGCGTACGTCGCGGCGCCCAAGGTCGAAAAGCTGCGCGCGCGACTGCCGGATCGCCTGAAGAGAGGACATGGATGA
- a CDS encoding alpha/beta fold hydrolase translates to MPRASIHPGRPDAVSLYYELHGPGDAPALVLNNGILMTTASWPLQVPVLSREFRLILYDCRGQGQSDHPESPYTMALHADDLAALLDHLRIPRAHIAGISYGGEVAQAFALAHPDRVRSLVLADTVSEVTPDLQEIIGEWLEVARTADAERFFDVTVGWNFSRAFIDTHADLLADARRRYDALDFPAVARLCESFLTSVDFTGRLREVTAPTCVLVGDQDRLKGPDHAARIHRAIPGSEFRVIAGAGHASCWERPEEFNRVVLSFLSAHP, encoded by the coding sequence GTGCCCCGCGCGTCGATTCACCCGGGCCGCCCCGACGCCGTGAGCCTTTATTACGAGCTCCACGGCCCGGGCGACGCTCCTGCTCTCGTCCTGAACAACGGCATCCTGATGACCACGGCGAGCTGGCCGCTGCAGGTGCCGGTGCTCTCCCGCGAGTTTCGCCTCATCCTGTACGACTGCCGCGGGCAGGGACAGTCGGACCATCCCGAGAGCCCCTACACCATGGCGCTGCACGCCGACGATCTGGCAGCGCTGCTCGATCATCTCCGGATCCCTCGCGCGCACATCGCCGGCATCTCGTACGGCGGCGAGGTGGCGCAGGCGTTTGCGCTCGCTCACCCGGATCGCGTCAGGAGCCTGGTCCTTGCGGATACCGTGAGCGAGGTCACGCCCGATCTCCAGGAGATCATCGGCGAGTGGCTCGAGGTCGCGCGCACCGCGGACGCAGAGCGGTTCTTCGACGTGACGGTCGGCTGGAACTTCTCGCGGGCGTTCATCGACACGCACGCGGACCTGCTCGCGGACGCGCGGCGCCGCTACGATGCGCTCGATTTCCCTGCTGTCGCACGGCTGTGCGAGTCCTTCCTGACATCGGTGGATTTCACCGGCCGGCTGCGCGAGGTGACCGCGCCGACGTGCGTTCTCGTCGGCGACCAGGATCGGTTGAAGGGGCCCGATCACGCCGCGCGCATCCATCGCGCGATTCCCGGCTCGGAATTCCGCGTCATAGCCGGCGCCGGTCACGCGTCCTGCTGGGAACGGCCGGAGGAGTTCAACCGGGTCGTCTTGTCCTTTCTGTCGGCGCACCCATAA
- a CDS encoding TonB-dependent receptor, whose amino-acid sequence MRQSRPAGILFPVLILIILLGPSPVSAQDAAGFHGRVVDERTSVPVAGASVSIVGLTGSVRTAEDGRFTWLPRPAVPFQVIVILPGGQVARPVLVESLADEITIPVNPLADESVTVLGAAPSVDTTPASGTTILSSSQIAQRTPEHLMQALETVPGVNQVSEGHAAVPALRGLARGRTLLLVDGARVTAERRVGPSATFLDPSVVEGIDVARGPGSVAYGSDALGGVISVRTRRAEPGSPLRARLSGTYAAGSPEQRGSLELSKGIARGGVLMHAHVRNAEDYDTPAGTVFNSGWEDRGFLLHVNHELAGGLFSAGWQSDYGRDVERPRNNSRQVRVSYPFENSHRLTASYEVADVAGLKQISLTGFFGTSDQRTDQEQFATATKGRTLERADVTANDFHVKGSAEKLAGQSRLEFGVDVNGRFGLEATDMVEVYDLSGALVEDAVNVSVDNARRVDAGAYLQAESAFSWTRLSGGARVDRVATRSEGGHFGDHSTTHAAVSGFGAVTVGPFEGASFSAQISRGFRDPVLSDRYFRGPSGRGFITGNPDLDPETSLQLDVAARYTRGRGQVAVYAYQYRINDLVERYQAETDFFFFRNRGRARLRGVEVEARTEMGRGYSLELAAHTARGIALDDRAHLDDVSPASVSVVGRKSFGERAYAQARFAVYAEDDRPGPSEVVSPGAALFDLGGGWRASRYLEFRAVARNLFDEKYYASPDPRWVYAPGRSASITASLQF is encoded by the coding sequence ATGCGTCAGTCGCGGCCGGCGGGCATCTTGTTCCCTGTTCTCATCCTGATCATCCTTCTTGGTCCGTCACCCGTGTCGGCGCAGGACGCCGCGGGATTCCACGGGCGAGTCGTCGACGAGCGGACCAGCGTGCCGGTGGCCGGAGCCTCGGTCTCGATCGTCGGTCTCACCGGCTCGGTGCGGACCGCGGAAGACGGCCGCTTCACGTGGCTGCCACGCCCCGCGGTCCCGTTCCAGGTGATCGTGATCCTTCCCGGCGGACAGGTGGCGCGCCCCGTGCTCGTGGAATCGCTGGCCGACGAAATCACGATCCCGGTCAACCCGCTCGCGGACGAATCCGTCACGGTGCTCGGCGCCGCGCCGAGCGTTGATACGACACCGGCTTCGGGCACGACGATCCTCTCCAGTTCTCAGATCGCGCAGCGGACGCCCGAGCACCTGATGCAGGCGCTCGAAACGGTTCCCGGCGTCAACCAGGTGTCCGAGGGACACGCCGCGGTGCCAGCGCTGCGCGGCCTGGCGCGCGGGCGCACGTTGCTGCTCGTCGATGGCGCGCGCGTCACCGCCGAACGCCGCGTCGGGCCGAGCGCAACCTTTCTCGATCCATCCGTCGTCGAGGGCATCGACGTCGCCCGCGGCCCGGGATCGGTCGCCTACGGATCCGATGCGCTCGGCGGCGTGATCTCGGTACGCACGCGCCGCGCCGAGCCGGGCAGCCCGCTGCGCGCGCGCCTCAGCGGCACGTATGCGGCCGGCAGCCCCGAACAGCGCGGCTCGCTGGAACTGTCAAAAGGGATCGCCCGCGGCGGCGTGCTCATGCACGCGCACGTGCGGAACGCCGAGGATTACGACACCCCTGCCGGAACGGTCTTCAACTCCGGGTGGGAAGATCGCGGTTTCCTGCTGCACGTCAACCACGAGCTGGCCGGCGGATTGTTCTCGGCGGGCTGGCAGAGCGACTACGGCCGCGATGTCGAGCGGCCCCGGAACAACTCGCGCCAGGTGCGCGTCTCTTACCCGTTCGAGAACTCGCACCGCCTCACCGCCTCCTATGAAGTTGCGGACGTGGCAGGGCTCAAGCAGATCTCGCTGACGGGCTTCTTCGGCACCTCCGATCAGCGCACGGACCAGGAGCAATTCGCCACCGCGACGAAGGGGCGGACCCTCGAGCGCGCTGACGTGACCGCGAATGATTTCCACGTGAAGGGCAGCGCGGAGAAGCTGGCCGGACAGTCAAGGCTGGAGTTTGGCGTGGATGTGAACGGGCGCTTCGGTCTCGAAGCGACCGACATGGTCGAGGTCTACGACCTCTCGGGCGCCCTGGTCGAAGACGCCGTCAACGTGTCGGTCGATAACGCCCGTCGCGTCGATGCAGGCGCATACCTCCAGGCGGAGTCAGCGTTCAGTTGGACGCGGCTCTCAGGGGGCGCCCGCGTCGATCGTGTCGCGACGAGGAGCGAAGGGGGCCACTTCGGCGACCACTCGACGACCCATGCTGCGGTATCGGGCTTTGGCGCCGTGACTGTCGGCCCCTTCGAGGGGGCGAGCTTCAGCGCGCAGATCTCCCGCGGCTTCCGCGACCCGGTCCTGTCGGACCGCTACTTCCGCGGGCCGTCGGGGCGCGGTTTCATCACCGGGAATCCGGACCTCGATCCGGAAACGAGCCTCCAGCTCGACGTCGCGGCACGCTACACCCGCGGGCGGGGGCAGGTCGCGGTCTACGCGTACCAATACCGGATCAATGATTTGGTGGAGCGGTATCAGGCGGAAACTGACTTCTTCTTTTTCCGCAATCGAGGGCGCGCGCGCCTGCGCGGCGTCGAGGTGGAAGCTCGCACCGAGATGGGCAGGGGTTACTCGCTCGAACTTGCGGCCCATACGGCACGCGGAATCGCGCTCGATGACCGTGCTCATCTCGACGACGTGTCGCCGGCGAGCGTGTCCGTGGTGGGACGCAAATCGTTTGGCGAGCGGGCGTATGCGCAGGCCCGGTTCGCCGTCTACGCTGAAGACGACCGGCCGGGGCCGAGCGAAGTGGTCTCGCCCGGCGCGGCGCTGTTCGATCTCGGCGGCGGCTGGCGCGCCAGCCGCTACCTCGAGTTCCGCGCCGTGGCGCGGAACCTGTTCGACGAGAAGTACTACGCCAGCCCGGACCCGCGCTGGGTGTACGCGCCGGGCCGATCGGCGTCGATCACCGCATCTCTGCAGTTCTGA
- a CDS encoding dienelactone hydrolase family protein, which produces MIGEVATLDPHAGQPVLHAGARAADARLAMILVHGRGASAGDMMALAQEFSEPDVAYLAPQAAGGTWYPYSFLSPIAQNEPGISSGLGAIERLLESLAQQRVGADRVILLGFSQGACLALEFAARHARRYGGVFGLSGGLIGPDGTDRGYGGTMEGTPVFLGCSDRDPHIPAGRVDEAGGVFRRLGAAVDERIYPGMGHTVNGDEIEAVRARLRA; this is translated from the coding sequence ATGATCGGGGAGGTCGCCACACTCGATCCACACGCGGGCCAGCCCGTGTTGCACGCCGGCGCGCGCGCTGCGGACGCGCGGCTCGCGATGATCCTCGTGCACGGGCGCGGCGCGTCGGCAGGCGACATGATGGCGCTCGCGCAGGAGTTCTCCGAGCCCGATGTTGCGTACCTGGCCCCGCAGGCGGCCGGCGGCACGTGGTATCCGTACTCTTTTCTCTCGCCGATCGCGCAAAACGAGCCGGGGATCAGTTCCGGGCTCGGGGCAATCGAGAGGCTGCTGGAATCGCTCGCGCAGCAACGCGTCGGCGCCGACCGCGTCATCCTGCTCGGCTTTTCTCAGGGCGCCTGTCTGGCGCTGGAGTTCGCCGCGCGCCACGCGCGGCGCTACGGCGGCGTGTTCGGGCTGAGCGGCGGGCTCATCGGGCCGGATGGAACGGACCGCGGCTATGGCGGCACGATGGAGGGCACGCCGGTGTTCCTCGGGTGCAGCGACCGGGACCCGCATATCCCCGCCGGGCGCGTGGACGAAGCCGGCGGCGTCTTTCGCCGCCTGGGCGCCGCGGTGGACGAACGGATTTACCCCGGCATGGGGCACACGGTGAACGGCGACGAGATTGAAGCGGTGCGGGCGCGGCTGCGTGCCTGA
- a CDS encoding ring-cleaving dioxygenase, which produces MSRVNSGVNGIHHITAISGPAQENIDFYAGVLGMRLVKKSVNQDDPGTYHLFYADAEGHPGADLTFFPWVQLAPPRLGHGLAVEVGLEVPAGSLEFWGGRLSGYRVPLGEIENRFADRALALVDPHGLRVALVEPSPAPPREFTPWEHSTVAPERQIRGLYGAQLWERDAETTARFLTSSLGFQRLGAHNGWTRFGIADAAGVLDIREAPEARRGAWGVGSVHHLAWRVADEEHQLQVRGSVEHEGAHATPVIDRFWFKSVYFKEPGGVLFELATDGPGFSVDEDPAHLGEALILPPWLEPARARIEQALPPVSLPAAVPAK; this is translated from the coding sequence ATGTCTCGCGTCAATTCCGGGGTCAACGGAATCCACCACATCACCGCGATCTCCGGGCCCGCGCAGGAAAACATCGACTTCTACGCCGGCGTGCTGGGGATGCGGCTCGTCAAGAAATCCGTCAACCAGGACGACCCGGGCACGTACCACCTGTTTTACGCGGACGCCGAAGGTCATCCGGGCGCGGACCTGACGTTCTTTCCGTGGGTGCAGCTTGCCCCGCCGCGGCTTGGCCATGGGCTCGCCGTCGAAGTGGGCCTGGAGGTCCCGGCCGGCAGCCTCGAATTCTGGGGAGGCCGGCTCTCGGGATACCGCGTCCCGCTCGGCGAGATCGAGAATCGGTTCGCCGACCGGGCGCTGGCGCTCGTCGATCCGCACGGCCTTCGCGTGGCGCTGGTGGAACCCTCGCCCGCGCCGCCGCGCGAGTTCACACCGTGGGAGCACAGCACGGTCGCACCCGAGCGGCAGATCCGCGGTCTCTACGGGGCTCAGCTGTGGGAACGGGACGCGGAGACGACCGCCCGCTTTCTGACCTCGTCCTTGGGGTTTCAGCGCCTGGGCGCCCACAACGGATGGACGCGGTTTGGCATTGCCGATGCGGCCGGCGTCCTCGACATCCGCGAAGCCCCGGAGGCCCGTCGCGGCGCATGGGGCGTCGGCAGCGTGCACCACCTCGCGTGGCGCGTGGCGGACGAGGAGCACCAGCTGCAGGTACGCGGCTCGGTCGAACACGAGGGGGCGCACGCCACTCCGGTGATCGATCGGTTCTGGTTCAAATCCGTGTACTTCAAGGAGCCTGGCGGCGTGCTGTTCGAGCTGGCCACCGACGGTCCTGGATTCTCCGTGGACGAGGATCCCGCGCATCTCGGCGAAGCGCTGATCCTGCCGCCGTGGCTCGAACCGGCGCGCGCGCGAATCGAGCAGGCGCTGCCCCCGGTGTCACTGCCGGCCGCCGTGCCGGCGAAGTGA
- a CDS encoding glycerol-3-phosphate dehydrogenase/oxidase: MNRDEMLGRLRQQKPEWDFVIVGGGATGVGIAVDAASRGCDVLLLEQHDFGKGTSSRSTKLVHGGVRYLEQGNISLVMEALKERGVLRQNAPHLVSNLPFVVPNYDWWEAPFFGVGLKVYNLLAGKYGFGNSEILTREQTLERLPTIKTDGLRGGVVYYDGQFDDSRLLVSLAQTAAEQGATLINYAQVVAVTRGSDGLLDGVVARDLESGGELRVRAKVVINAAGPFSDAVRKLSDPGAPALIAPSQGIHLVFDRSFLPGRSAIMVPHTRDGRVMFAIPWHGHTLVGTTDTPIDEPTLEPVAREAEIEFVLETAGRYLHKAPTRDDVLSVFVGIRPLVRSGDPRITAALSRDHTIHIDRSGLLTTTGGKWTTYRHMAEDTVNQAIELARLPEKPCVTRTLNIHGFHPHAERFGPLSVYGSDALAIQDLMRIDPELAEPLDAALPHTGAEVVWSTRVEMARTVEDVLARRCRALFLDAAAATRMAPEVARLMARELKRDEGWQRREVAAFTSLAKQYVL; encoded by the coding sequence ATGAACCGCGACGAGATGCTCGGGCGGCTCCGGCAGCAGAAACCCGAATGGGACTTCGTCATCGTCGGCGGCGGAGCGACGGGCGTGGGCATTGCCGTGGACGCAGCATCGCGCGGCTGCGACGTGCTGCTCCTCGAGCAGCACGACTTTGGAAAGGGCACTTCGAGCCGGAGCACGAAGCTGGTGCACGGCGGCGTCCGCTATCTCGAGCAGGGAAACATCTCGCTCGTCATGGAAGCGCTCAAAGAGCGCGGCGTTCTCCGGCAGAACGCGCCGCACCTGGTGAGCAACCTGCCGTTCGTCGTGCCGAATTACGACTGGTGGGAGGCGCCCTTCTTCGGGGTCGGCCTCAAGGTCTACAACCTGCTCGCCGGCAAGTACGGGTTCGGCAATTCGGAGATCCTCACGCGCGAGCAGACGCTCGAGCGGCTGCCGACGATCAAGACGGACGGCCTGCGCGGCGGCGTCGTCTATTACGACGGCCAGTTCGACGATTCGCGCCTGCTGGTGAGCCTCGCGCAGACCGCCGCCGAGCAAGGCGCAACGTTGATCAATTACGCGCAGGTCGTCGCGGTCACGCGGGGGAGCGACGGCCTGCTCGACGGCGTCGTGGCGAGGGACCTGGAGTCGGGTGGCGAGCTGCGCGTTCGGGCCAAGGTGGTCATCAACGCGGCCGGCCCGTTCTCGGACGCCGTTCGGAAGCTCTCGGATCCAGGCGCTCCCGCGCTCATCGCGCCGAGCCAGGGTATCCACCTGGTGTTCGATCGGTCGTTCCTTCCGGGCCGCAGCGCCATCATGGTGCCCCACACGCGCGACGGCCGCGTGATGTTCGCCATTCCCTGGCACGGCCACACGCTGGTCGGCACGACGGACACGCCGATCGACGAGCCCACGTTGGAGCCCGTGGCGCGCGAGGCGGAGATCGAGTTCGTGCTGGAGACCGCCGGGCGGTATCTGCACAAAGCGCCCACGCGCGACGATGTGTTGAGCGTGTTTGTCGGAATCCGGCCGCTCGTGCGGAGCGGCGATCCGCGGATCACGGCGGCGCTCTCGCGCGATCACACGATCCACATCGATCGGTCCGGACTCCTTACCACGACCGGCGGCAAGTGGACGACGTACCGGCACATGGCGGAGGACACGGTGAACCAGGCGATCGAGCTGGCGCGCCTGCCCGAGAAGCCGTGCGTGACCAGGACGCTGAACATCCACGGCTTTCACCCCCACGCCGAACGTTTCGGCCCCCTCAGCGTCTACGGGTCTGACGCGCTGGCGATCCAGGATTTGATGCGGATCGATCCGGAGTTGGCCGAGCCGCTGGATGCGGCGCTGCCACACACGGGCGCGGAGGTCGTGTGGAGCACGCGCGTCGAGATGGCGCGAACCGTGGAGGACGTGCTGGCGCGCCGGTGCCGCGCGCTGTTTCTCGACGCCGCTGCCGCCACGCGCATGGCGCCGGAAGTGGCACGGCTGATGGCACGGGAGCTGAAGCGTGACGAAGGGTGGCAGCGCCGCGAGGTCGCGGCGTTCACATCGCTGGCGAAGCAGTACGTGCTCTGA